ATGCGGGCAAATTCATATTCCGAACACCTGTCACTATCGGCTGGGTCGAATTTGATCGGCTATACCAAATTGCTCACGGCTTTCTCTGATGACATGCGAAAAACATTGCGCCTTGCAATATGCCGCCCAACCCATCAATCCACCGGACCTGCGCGAAAAGCCGCGCAGGCCGGTGATTTCAAACGTTATCTCGGTGAGATTTCGCTTGACACGTATGTATTGTTGATGCATATTAATCTGCATGAGAACTACACTCAACATAGATGGTGGGCTTCTCCGCGAGGCCGCCAAACTTACTGGTGTTAGCGAGAAAACGTCTCTTGTCCGCATGGGATTGGAGGCGCTGATAGCGATGGCCAGTGCTCGCCGGCTTGCGAAACTTGGGGGGACAGAGAGGGATTTGAGGTCGGCCCGTAGGCGACGGGCGCGAGTTGTCGCATGATACTGGTGGATACGTCAGTATGGGTAGAACACCTTCGTGCGGGAAACGAGCATTTAGGGGTCCTCCTGCTGAAGGGTCAGGTTGTCACCCATCCCTTTGTGATAGGCGAGTTGGCGTGCGGTAATCTGCGTAATCGTGGGGAGATACTAAGGCTCTTGGCGGCATTAC
The genomic region above belongs to Candidatus Eisenbacteria bacterium and contains:
- a CDS encoding type II toxin-antitoxin system VapB family antitoxin — encoded protein: MRTTLNIDGGLLREAAKLTGVSEKTSLVRMGLEALIAMASARRLAKLGGTERDLRSARRRRARVVA